The Thalassotalea nanhaiensis genome has a window encoding:
- the alc gene encoding allantoicase: MMLEIDTQQQNKLSGKSLELENELKTHCVDLASERVGGETLSCSDDFFAEMENLIKPGRGIFIDDKFTDRGKWMDGWESRRSYGRDNGRDFDWCIIRLGIKGVIRGFDIDTNYFRGNAPESVSVEACVSEVEPNADTVWHTILAPAAVDAHSQNIFAINDDTAWTHVRLNMFPDGGIARLRVYGEAEVNWQQFIDGELIDLAYIKNGGKALLVSDMFFSDKNNLIMPGRGKDMGDGWETKRRRDPGPDWSIVKLASQGSIEKVIVDTCHFKGNFPDTFTLEGMVSTSDDFSDGKQEDKWQPIIARTKLYAHREHLFIEEIIPANTETFTHIRLNIFPDGGISRLRAFGKKG, encoded by the coding sequence ATGATGCTAGAAATAGATACTCAGCAACAAAATAAACTAAGCGGTAAATCGCTTGAATTAGAAAACGAGCTAAAAACCCATTGTGTTGATTTAGCCAGTGAACGTGTAGGCGGAGAAACTCTGTCTTGTAGTGATGATTTTTTTGCTGAGATGGAAAATCTAATCAAACCTGGTCGTGGTATTTTTATCGATGACAAATTTACCGACAGAGGTAAATGGATGGATGGTTGGGAATCACGTCGCAGTTATGGTCGTGATAACGGTCGTGATTTTGACTGGTGCATCATTCGTTTAGGTATCAAAGGTGTAATTCGTGGTTTTGACATCGACACTAACTATTTCCGTGGAAATGCGCCAGAGTCTGTTTCAGTAGAAGCTTGTGTAAGTGAAGTAGAGCCTAATGCTGATACCGTTTGGCATACTATTTTAGCTCCGGCAGCTGTAGACGCTCACAGTCAAAATATTTTTGCCATTAATGATGACACTGCCTGGACACATGTGCGTTTGAATATGTTCCCGGATGGCGGTATTGCGCGTTTACGTGTTTATGGTGAAGCAGAAGTTAACTGGCAGCAATTTATTGATGGTGAATTAATAGACTTAGCCTACATTAAAAATGGTGGTAAAGCGTTATTGGTTAGCGACATGTTCTTTAGTGACAAGAACAATTTAATTATGCCAGGTCGTGGTAAAGATATGGGCGATGGTTGGGAAACAAAACGTCGCCGTGACCCAGGTCCAGATTGGTCTATTGTTAAACTTGCCAGCCAGGGAAGTATTGAAAAAGTCATCGTTGATACCTGTCATTTTAAAGGGAACTTCCCTGACACATTTACGCTTGAAGGCATGGTGTCGACCAGCGATGACTTTAGCGATGGTAAGCAAGAAGACAAGTGGCAACCTATAATTGCTCGTACTAAGTTGTACGCACATCGTGAGCACTTATTTATTGAGGAAATCATTCCAGCGAACACTGAAACTTTTACCCATATACGCTTAAATATTTTCCCTGACGGTGGTATTTCTCGGTTACGTGCATTTGGTAAAAAAGGATAA
- the xdhC gene encoding xanthine dehydrogenase accessory protein XdhC, translating to MTMAMNNNWNSASYQLSKQGQAYVLVTLVGVSGSTPRNSGTKMVITKDDIFDTIGGGHLEHKTIKYAKTMLAEGKSAQHLEHFQLGSNLGQCCGGNATVMFECFAAVGVNIMLFGAGHVGKALIPILAQLPCQVTWVDSRDEQFPANLDAYHNVHKVVSEEPELEVASMPANSYFVVMTHNHQMDFDISQAILKRADFSYLGLIASDTKKRRFEQRFKHRDIDPQQVARMNCPIGLEQVGGKLPMEVAVSVAGEIINIYQTVQQQKLEQQQPEIAVEKNKTRPVSQQGIHWKEFKELLTSEEVSS from the coding sequence ATGACTATGGCAATGAATAACAACTGGAATAGCGCTTCTTATCAATTAAGCAAGCAAGGCCAAGCCTATGTGCTGGTAACATTGGTTGGCGTTTCTGGTTCAACGCCAAGAAACAGTGGTACAAAAATGGTTATCACCAAAGATGACATTTTTGACACCATTGGTGGTGGTCATTTAGAGCATAAAACCATTAAGTATGCGAAAACTATGCTGGCAGAAGGTAAAAGCGCCCAACACTTGGAGCATTTTCAACTTGGCAGCAATCTAGGCCAATGTTGTGGTGGCAACGCTACGGTGATGTTTGAATGTTTTGCAGCAGTTGGTGTGAACATTATGCTGTTTGGTGCGGGTCATGTGGGCAAAGCTCTAATACCAATTTTAGCGCAACTACCTTGTCAGGTTACTTGGGTAGACAGTAGAGATGAGCAATTTCCTGCAAATTTAGATGCCTATCATAATGTCCATAAAGTGGTTAGTGAAGAGCCTGAACTTGAAGTTGCCAGTATGCCAGCAAACAGCTATTTCGTGGTGATGACACATAATCATCAAATGGATTTTGATATATCACAAGCCATTCTGAAACGTGCAGATTTTAGTTATTTAGGCCTTATCGCATCAGATACAAAAAAACGTCGCTTCGAACAGCGCTTCAAGCATCGGGATATTGATCCACAACAGGTTGCCCGAATGAATTGTCCAATTGGTCTGGAACAAGTGGGTGGGAAACTACCGATGGAAGTTGCCGTATCTGTTGCTGGCGAAATTATCAATATTTATCAAACAGTACAACAGCAAAAACTTGAGCAACAACAACCAGAAATTGCTGTTGAAAAGAATAAAACTCGTCCTGTATCACAACAGGGTATTCACTGGAAAGAATTTAAGGAATTACTTACTAGCGAAGAAGTAAGTAGTTAG
- the xdhB gene encoding xanthine dehydrogenase molybdopterin binding subunit: protein MRSLIDVKKASSNSDKSVVTGQVNVGLGGVGRSKKHESADKQVAGEAIYVDDRPALRGELHAAVGQSSYAHANILSMDLSAVKAAEGVVAVITVEDVPGHTDIGPVFPGDPVLAIGKVEYVGQPIFAVAATSYDLARKATKLAKVEYQELEAVLTVKDALAKQNFVRPPFQMKRGDSETAINAAPHQLSGEIIVGGQEHMYLEGQVSTAVPTEDGGMEIYTSSQHPSEVQKLVAEVLDIPLNKVLVDMRRMGGGFGGKETQAAPWACIAALLANETNRPVKFKLGRMDDMIMTGKRHPFENNYTVGFDKDGQIKGINIEVNGNCGYSPDLSDAIVDRAMFHSDNAYFLDQASVTGNRCKLNTVSHTAYRGFGGPQGMMTIEMVMDDIARHLGKDPLEIRKINLYGGEGRNETHYHQEVEHNNLPEIIETLEQSSDYQARRKAVTEFNANNAILKKGIALTPVKFGISFTVQHLNQAGALVHVYTDGTIHLSHGGSEMGQGLNTKVAQIVAEEFQVDVDTVAVSAARTDKVPNSSPTAASSGTDLNGKAAEAAAKTIKQRLIDFACEKYQVTAQQVIFENNNIIVGEQTFSFAEFSQIAYMARVSLSSTGFYKTPKIHFDRATGKGRPFFYYATGASVSEVLIDTLTGEYKTLRTDILQDVGHSINPAIDIGQIEGAFVQGMGWLTTEELMWNEQGRLLSNNPATYKIPAINDAPADFRVALVPDAPNREHTIYNSKAVGEPPFMLGMSVWSALKDAISSVSNYSLSPVLDTPATPERVLWAVEAMKAQS, encoded by the coding sequence ATGCGTAGTCTGATTGATGTAAAAAAAGCAAGTTCGAACAGTGATAAAAGTGTTGTTACCGGACAAGTCAATGTTGGCTTAGGTGGCGTAGGTCGTTCTAAAAAACATGAAAGTGCTGACAAGCAAGTTGCTGGTGAAGCAATTTATGTTGATGACCGTCCAGCGTTAAGAGGTGAATTGCATGCTGCAGTAGGTCAATCATCTTATGCACACGCGAATATTCTTTCAATGGATTTATCTGCGGTTAAAGCTGCAGAAGGTGTTGTTGCGGTAATTACCGTTGAAGATGTACCGGGACATACTGATATTGGTCCGGTATTCCCAGGTGATCCTGTACTGGCTATTGGCAAAGTAGAATATGTTGGCCAACCAATTTTTGCAGTAGCTGCAACAAGTTACGATTTGGCTCGAAAAGCGACTAAATTAGCAAAAGTTGAGTATCAAGAATTAGAAGCGGTATTAACGGTAAAAGACGCTTTAGCGAAACAAAACTTTGTTCGTCCGCCATTTCAGATGAAACGTGGTGATTCTGAAACTGCCATTAATGCAGCACCACATCAACTTTCAGGTGAAATTATTGTTGGTGGTCAAGAGCATATGTATCTTGAAGGTCAAGTATCAACAGCTGTGCCGACCGAAGATGGTGGTATGGAAATTTATACCTCATCTCAACATCCAAGTGAAGTTCAAAAATTAGTTGCTGAAGTGTTAGATATTCCATTGAATAAAGTGTTAGTGGATATGCGCCGTATGGGCGGTGGTTTCGGTGGTAAAGAAACACAAGCAGCACCGTGGGCATGTATTGCCGCCTTGCTTGCTAATGAAACTAATCGTCCGGTTAAATTTAAATTAGGCCGCATGGACGATATGATCATGACGGGTAAGCGTCACCCGTTTGAAAATAACTATACCGTTGGTTTTGACAAAGACGGCCAGATCAAAGGTATCAACATAGAAGTTAATGGTAACTGTGGTTATTCACCGGATCTATCTGATGCCATTGTTGATAGAGCGATGTTCCATTCTGATAATGCTTACTTCTTGGATCAAGCCAGTGTCACCGGTAATCGTTGTAAATTGAATACTGTTTCTCATACTGCGTACCGTGGTTTTGGTGGTCCTCAGGGTATGATGACTATTGAAATGGTCATGGACGATATTGCTCGTCATCTGGGTAAAGACCCGTTAGAAATTCGAAAAATTAACTTATATGGTGGTGAAGGTCGCAATGAAACTCACTATCATCAAGAAGTCGAACATAACAATTTACCTGAAATTATTGAGACATTAGAACAAAGTTCTGATTATCAGGCACGTCGTAAAGCGGTTACTGAATTTAATGCCAATAACGCCATACTTAAAAAAGGTATTGCCTTAACGCCGGTTAAATTTGGTATCTCATTTACCGTTCAACATTTAAATCAAGCCGGCGCGCTTGTTCATGTTTATACCGATGGCACCATTCATTTAAGCCATGGTGGCAGTGAAATGGGGCAAGGCCTTAACACCAAGGTGGCGCAAATTGTTGCGGAAGAATTCCAGGTTGATGTTGACACTGTTGCCGTTTCGGCAGCGCGTACTGATAAAGTTCCAAACTCGTCACCAACCGCAGCATCTTCGGGTACTGATTTAAATGGTAAAGCTGCCGAAGCTGCAGCAAAAACCATTAAACAACGCTTAATTGACTTTGCCTGTGAAAAATACCAAGTAACAGCGCAGCAAGTCATCTTTGAAAACAACAATATAATTGTTGGAGAGCAAACCTTCAGTTTTGCTGAGTTTTCACAAATCGCTTATATGGCCCGTGTTTCTTTATCCTCTACTGGCTTTTATAAAACCCCTAAGATCCATTTTGACCGTGCAACAGGTAAAGGACGTCCATTCTTCTACTACGCAACGGGTGCATCAGTATCGGAAGTGCTCATTGATACGTTAACCGGTGAATACAAAACCTTGCGGACCGATATTTTACAAGATGTCGGACACTCTATTAATCCGGCGATTGATATTGGCCAAATTGAAGGTGCGTTTGTGCAAGGTATGGGGTGGTTAACGACTGAGGAATTGATGTGGAACGAACAAGGCCGTCTACTTTCTAATAACCCGGCAACGTACAAGATCCCAGCGATTAATGATGCACCGGCAGATTTTCGTGTTGCCCTAGTGCCTGATGCCCCTAATCGTGAACATACGATTTACAACTCTAAAGCCGTTGGTGAACCACCATTTATGCTAGGGATGTCTGTATGGTCGGCACTTAAAGATGCAATTTCGAGTGTGTCAAATTACAGCTTAAGTCCTGTGCTTGATACACCAGCAACCCCTGAACGAGTACTCTGGGCGGTTGAAGCAATGAAAGCACAATCGTAA
- the allB gene encoding allantoinase AllB encodes MSHFALQSKNVIIDGKQIAACVEIKDELILAIHPYGASLSCPVQDFGNKVIMPGLVDSHVHINEPGRTEWEGFNTATQAAAAGGITALVDMPLNCIPVTTTKAAFQEKLDSVDDKLWVDCGFWGGVIPQNIGDLDELLEAGVLGVKSFLIDSGIEEFPPVEAKDMRAAMPILAKHDVPYLIHAELDCGSFHDVEITKEYNTFLESRPKSWENDAISLMVDMARESKEQGDNCKVHIVHLSSDEALDTISGAKQEGLRFTAETCPHYLTIASESIPDGKTLFKCCPPIRENKNREHLWQAVTDGRLDFIVSDHSPCTPELKHIDTGDIEKAWGGISALQFGISLIWTEAKERGFSLVDIARLMSTETAKFAGLDSVKGAIKVGNHADFLVFDPSAEFTITNEMIKHRHNITPYAGRKVTGQVEHTFVRGHHVYQQDEFINAPKGRPLLKGRL; translated from the coding sequence GTGTCTCATTTTGCCCTGCAAAGTAAAAATGTCATTATTGACGGTAAACAGATCGCCGCTTGTGTTGAAATAAAAGATGAACTTATCTTGGCCATTCACCCATACGGTGCAAGCTTATCTTGCCCAGTGCAAGATTTTGGCAACAAAGTGATCATGCCAGGGTTAGTTGACTCGCATGTACATATTAATGAACCTGGCCGCACTGAGTGGGAAGGGTTTAATACTGCTACTCAAGCAGCGGCAGCAGGTGGTATTACTGCACTAGTTGATATGCCATTAAACTGTATTCCTGTGACTACAACTAAAGCCGCGTTTCAAGAAAAACTCGACTCAGTAGACGATAAGTTATGGGTTGATTGTGGCTTTTGGGGCGGCGTAATTCCGCAAAATATTGGTGATTTAGACGAGTTACTTGAAGCCGGAGTATTAGGGGTTAAATCCTTTTTAATTGATTCTGGAATTGAAGAGTTTCCTCCAGTTGAAGCGAAAGATATGCGCGCCGCTATGCCAATATTAGCCAAGCACGATGTGCCATATTTAATTCATGCTGAATTAGACTGTGGTAGTTTTCATGACGTTGAAATCACCAAAGAATATAATACTTTCTTAGAGTCTCGCCCTAAAAGCTGGGAAAACGATGCAATTTCGTTAATGGTCGATATGGCCCGTGAATCAAAAGAGCAGGGTGATAACTGTAAAGTTCATATCGTGCATTTATCTTCAGATGAAGCATTGGACACTATTTCCGGTGCGAAACAAGAAGGCTTACGCTTTACTGCTGAAACCTGTCCTCATTATTTAACCATTGCTTCAGAAAGCATTCCAGATGGCAAAACATTATTTAAATGTTGTCCGCCAATTCGTGAAAACAAAAACCGCGAACACTTATGGCAAGCAGTTACCGATGGCCGTTTAGACTTTATTGTTTCAGATCACTCGCCATGTACACCAGAGTTAAAGCACATTGATACTGGCGATATTGAAAAGGCTTGGGGCGGTATTTCTGCGCTGCAATTTGGTATTTCATTAATTTGGACTGAAGCAAAAGAACGTGGTTTCAGCTTAGTTGATATTGCTCGTTTAATGTCTACTGAAACAGCAAAGTTTGCCGGTTTAGACTCAGTCAAAGGGGCAATTAAGGTTGGTAACCATGCTGACTTTTTAGTGTTTGACCCGAGTGCTGAATTTACCATCACCAATGAGATGATCAAACACCGTCACAATATTACTCCTTACGCAGGTCGTAAGGTCACCGGTCAAGTAGAACATACCTTTGTTCGTGGTCATCATGTATATCAACAAGACGAATTCATCAATGCGCCAAAAGGGCGTCCTTTATTAAAAGGTAGGCTGTAA
- the xdhA gene encoding xanthine dehydrogenase small subunit: MTKSTVRFLLNNDVVTIENIDPNLTVLQYLREIQFNTGTKEGCASGDCGACTVVLAELDSDNASQLTYNSINSCITFVGNLHGKQLITVEDLKDGAKLHHAQQTLVDNHGTQCGFCTPGFVMSSFALHKHNKTPTRAEVLEALAGNLCRCTGYRSIIEAAITSSTNTDDDSFAKHYQQTVATLTELQKLPAPTLSGNGHNFIAPKNIDELAYELTSEPDSTLVAGGTDLALSVTQNLATIDKLVYVGNVAELTNIEETDSEIIIGSALPYSKFIETLHHYYPDLGEMIERIGSKQVRNNGTLGGNIGNASPIGDMPPALIALGATMTLHVNGNERTILVEDYFVDYKKTVLKPSEFIKSVQIPKPVAGQTLKLYKISKRIDDDISAVLAAFFIEQDGQEITNVRLAFGGMAAIPKRAPAAEEKLQGNNLTKESVMQAKQALTNDFNPMSDVRASSNYRMTVAQNLIEKCYLELQSKVIETRVVNYA; the protein is encoded by the coding sequence ATGACTAAGAGTACAGTTCGTTTTTTATTAAACAACGACGTTGTGACCATAGAAAACATAGACCCGAATTTAACGGTTCTGCAATACCTGCGCGAGATACAATTTAATACTGGCACCAAAGAAGGATGTGCATCTGGTGATTGTGGTGCCTGTACCGTAGTACTGGCAGAGTTGGACAGTGATAACGCTAGTCAACTTACTTATAATTCGATTAATTCGTGCATTACCTTTGTTGGTAATCTGCATGGTAAGCAATTGATCACGGTAGAAGATTTAAAAGACGGTGCCAAGTTGCATCATGCTCAACAAACTCTTGTTGATAATCATGGCACACAATGTGGTTTTTGTACTCCTGGTTTTGTTATGTCGTCATTTGCTTTGCATAAGCATAATAAAACACCTACTCGCGCTGAAGTACTCGAAGCATTAGCGGGTAACTTATGTCGTTGTACAGGATACCGCTCAATCATAGAAGCGGCTATCACGTCGAGCACCAATACCGATGATGATTCTTTTGCAAAACATTACCAACAAACTGTTGCAACCCTCACTGAGTTACAAAAATTACCTGCCCCGACATTAAGTGGTAATGGTCATAATTTTATCGCCCCAAAAAATATCGACGAGTTAGCGTATGAATTAACCAGTGAGCCAGACTCTACATTAGTGGCAGGAGGTACTGACTTAGCATTATCTGTCACACAAAACTTAGCGACAATAGATAAACTTGTTTACGTTGGTAACGTTGCAGAATTAACCAATATTGAAGAAACAGACAGTGAGATAATTATTGGCTCAGCACTTCCGTATAGTAAGTTTATTGAAACGTTGCATCATTACTACCCTGACTTAGGTGAAATGATAGAACGTATAGGTTCCAAACAAGTACGAAACAATGGCACCTTAGGCGGCAACATTGGTAATGCCTCTCCGATTGGCGATATGCCTCCCGCATTAATTGCACTTGGCGCAACAATGACTTTGCATGTTAATGGCAATGAACGCACTATTTTAGTTGAAGACTATTTTGTTGATTACAAGAAAACAGTGCTTAAGCCTTCTGAGTTTATCAAGTCTGTACAAATCCCTAAACCAGTCGCTGGTCAAACATTAAAGTTATACAAAATATCTAAACGTATCGATGACGATATATCGGCAGTATTAGCTGCATTCTTTATAGAGCAAGACGGTCAGGAAATTACCAATGTACGTCTAGCTTTTGGTGGTATGGCGGCTATTCCAAAACGCGCTCCCGCTGCAGAAGAAAAGCTGCAAGGCAATAATTTAACTAAAGAGTCAGTAATGCAAGCGAAACAAGCCTTAACGAATGACTTTAATCCGATGTCTGATGTTCGTGCGTCGAGCAATTACCGTATGACGGTGGCTCAAAATCTTATTGAAAAGTGCTATTTAGAGCTGCAAAGCAAAGTTATTGAAACACGAGTGGTAAATTATGCGTAG